One window of Paralichthys olivaceus isolate ysfri-2021 chromosome 20, ASM2471397v2, whole genome shotgun sequence genomic DNA carries:
- the LOC109644179 gene encoding adhesive plaque matrix protein-like isoform X8 has product MASGLCVRVLLLSLLAFGPHAGALSYRSGDSSGVTPYFKVPSALLRGHKPALAPSRYESSAQTGGSQSGSGPSYPEGGSSDELEPADARGYTGYYGRQVDGNSQEGSVPSYRPNPMIPSKPRENPLQPSYHSNPDNIQTKKNMWNFAFPNNGNKFQLGSVSSSGIKMDIAPLSYQPQQPSSYQPQQPKQPSSYQPQQPKQPSSYQPSSYQPQQPKQPSSYQPSSYQPSSYQPQQPKQPSSYQPSSKQPSSYQPQQPKQLSSKQPSSYQPKQPSSYQPSSYQPKQPKQPSSYQPKQPSSYQPSSYQPSSYQPSSYQPSSYQPKQPSSYQLSSYQPKQPSSYQPSSYQPLQPKQPSSYQPKQPSSYQPSSYQPSSYQPQQPKQPSSYQPSSYQPKQPSSYQPHQPKQPSSYQPLSYQPQQPQQPKQPSSYQPKQPSSYQPQQPKQPSSYQPQQPKQPSSYQPLSYQPQQPQQPKQPSSYQPKQPSSYQPQQPKQPSSYQPQQPSSKQPSSKQPSSYQPLSYQPKQPSSYQPQQPKQPSSYQPSSYQPKQPSSYQPHQPQQPSSYQPSSYQPQQPSSDQPQQPSSDQPQQPVMQRKDDMWDFALSPDGVAFDPDEMSTYPEGNIEPRNFRPTLMVAPNRPGWQRQWGRV; this is encoded by the exons ATGGCTTCTGGACTTTGTGTGAG GGTGCTCTTGCTCTCACTCTTAGCCTTTGGGCCACATGCTGGGG CACTGAGCTACAGAAGTGGAGACTCCAGTGGAGTTACACCGTACTTTAAGGTCCCCAGTGCTTTGCTCAGAGGCCATAAACCAGCTTTAGCCCCTTCCAGATATGAGAGTTCTGCACAGACTGGAGGATCTCAAAGTGGCTCTGGACCCAGTTACCCTGAAGGTGGCTCATCTGATGAACTGGAGCCTGCTGATGCCAGAGGTTATACTGGTTATTATGGAAGGCAAGTAGATGGTAACAGTCAAGAAGGAAGTGTTCCTAGTTACAGGCCTAACCCAATGATTCCTTCAAAACCCAGAGAGAACCCGCTTCAGCCAAGTTACCACTCTAACCCTGATAACATTCAgaccaaaaaaaacatgtggaatTTTGCATTTCCCAATAATGGAAACAAATTTCAGTTAGGCAGTGTTTCAAGTTCTGGTATTAAGATGGATATTGCACCGCTGAGCTACCAGCCCC AGCAGCCGTCGAGCTACCAGCCCCAGCAGCCCAAGCAGCCATCGAGCTACCAGCCCCAGCAGCCCAAGCAGCCATCGAGCTAC CAGCCGTCGAGCTACCAGCCCCAGCAGCCCAAGCAGCCGTCGAGCTACCAGCCGTCGAGCTACCAGCCGTCGAGCTACCAGCCCCAGCAGCCCAAGCAGCCGTCGAGCTACCAGCCATCGAGCAAGCAGCCGTCGAGCTACCAGCCCCAGCAGCCCAAGCAGCTGTCGAGCAAGCAGCCATCGAGCTACCAGCCCAAGCAGCCGTCGAGCTACCAGCCGTCGAGCTACCAGCCCAAGCAGCC CAAGCAGCCATCGAGCTACCAGCCCAAGCAGCCGTCGAGCTACCAGCCATCGAGCTACCAGCCGTCGAGCTACCAGCCGTCGAGCTACCAGCCGTCGAGCTACCAGCCCAAGCAGCCATCGAGCTACCAGCTGTCGAGCTACCAGCCCAAGCAGCCATCGAGCTACCAGCCGTCGAGCTACCAGCCCCTGCAGCCCAAGCAGCCGTCGAGCTACCAGCCCAAGCAGCCATCGAGCTACCAGCCATCGAGCTACCAGCCATCGAGCTACCAGCCCCAG CAGCCCAAGCAGCCATCGAGCTACCAGCCGTCGAGCTACCAGCCCAAGCAGCCGTCGAGCTACCAGCCCCACCAGCCCAAGCAGCCGTCGAGCTACCAGCCGTTGAGCTACCAGCCCCAGCAGCCCCAGCAGCCCAAGCAGCCGTCGAGCTACCAGCCCAAGCAGCCGTCGAGCTACCAGCCCCAGCAGCCCAAGCAGCCGTCGAGCTACCAGCCCCAGCAGCCCAAGCAGCCGTCGAGCTACCAGCCGTTGAGCTACCAGCCCCAGCAGCCCCAGCAGCCCAAGCAGCCGTCGAGCTACCAGCCCAAGCAGCCGTCGAGCTACCAGCCCCAGCAGCCCAAGCAGCCGTCGAGCTACCAGCCCCAGCAGCCGTCGAGCAAGCAGCCGTCGAGCAAGCAGCCGTCGAGCTACCAGCCGTTGAGCTACCAGCCCAAGCAGCCGTCGAGCTACCAGCCCCAGCAGCCCAAGCAGCCGTCGAGCTACCAGCCGTCGAGCTACCAGCCCAAGCAGCCGTCGAGCTACCAGCCCCACCAGCCCCAGCAGCCGTCGAGCTACCAGCCGTCGAGCTACCAGCCCCAGCAGCCGTCGAGCGACCAGCCCCAGCAGCCGTCGAGCGACCAGCCCCAGCAGCCTGTTATGCAAAGGAAAGACGACATGTGGGACTTTGCGCTTTCCCCTGATGGTGTCGCTTTTGACCCTGATGAGATGTCCACTTACCCTGAAGGGAATATTGAGCCTAGAAATTTTAGACCAACTTTAATGGTGGCCCCAAACCGTCCTGGATGGCAGCGGCAATGGGGACGTGTGTGA
- the LOC109644179 gene encoding adhesive plaque matrix protein-like isoform X7: MASGLCVRVLLLSLLAFGPHAGALSYRSGDSSGVTPYFKVPSALLRGHKPALAPSRYESSAQTGGSQSGSGPSYPEGGSSDELEPADARGYTGYYGRQVDGNSQEGSVPSYRPNPMIPSKPRENPLQPSYHSNPDNIQTKKNMWNFAFPNNGNKFQLGSVSSSGIKMDIAPLSYQPQQPSSYQPQQPKQPSSYQPQQPKQPSSYQPSSYQPQQPKQPSSYQPSSYQPSSYQPQQPKQPSSYQPSSKQPSSYQPQQPKQLSSKQPSSYQPKQPSSYQPSSYQPKQPKQPSSYQPKQPSSYQPSSYQPSSYQPSSYQPSSYQPKQPSSYQLSSYQPKQPSSYQPSSYQPQQPKQPSSYQPSSYQPSSYQPQQPKQLSSYQPKQPSSYQPSSYQPKQPSSYQPHQPKQPSSYQPLSYQPQQPQQPKQPSSYQPKQPSSYQPQQPKQPSSYQPQQPKQPSSYQPLSYQPQQPQQPKQPSSYQPKQPSSYQPQQPKQPSSYQPQQPSSKQPSSKQPSSYQPLSYQPKQPSSYQPQQPKQPSSYQPSSYQPKQPSSYQPHQPQQPSSYQPSSYQPQQPSSDQPQQPSSDQPQQPVMQRKDDMWDFALSPDGVAFDPDEMSTYPEGNIEPRNFRPTLMVAPNRPGWQRQWGRV; this comes from the exons ATGGCTTCTGGACTTTGTGTGAG GGTGCTCTTGCTCTCACTCTTAGCCTTTGGGCCACATGCTGGGG CACTGAGCTACAGAAGTGGAGACTCCAGTGGAGTTACACCGTACTTTAAGGTCCCCAGTGCTTTGCTCAGAGGCCATAAACCAGCTTTAGCCCCTTCCAGATATGAGAGTTCTGCACAGACTGGAGGATCTCAAAGTGGCTCTGGACCCAGTTACCCTGAAGGTGGCTCATCTGATGAACTGGAGCCTGCTGATGCCAGAGGTTATACTGGTTATTATGGAAGGCAAGTAGATGGTAACAGTCAAGAAGGAAGTGTTCCTAGTTACAGGCCTAACCCAATGATTCCTTCAAAACCCAGAGAGAACCCGCTTCAGCCAAGTTACCACTCTAACCCTGATAACATTCAgaccaaaaaaaacatgtggaatTTTGCATTTCCCAATAATGGAAACAAATTTCAGTTAGGCAGTGTTTCAAGTTCTGGTATTAAGATGGATATTGCACCGCTGAGCTACCAGCCCC AGCAGCCGTCGAGCTACCAGCCCCAGCAGCCCAAGCAGCCATCGAGCTACCAGCCCCAGCAGCCCAAGCAGCCATCGAGCTAC CAGCCGTCGAGCTACCAGCCCCAGCAGCCCAAGCAGCCGTCGAGCTACCAGCCGTCGAGCTACCAGCCGTCGAGCTACCAGCCCCAGCAGCCCAAGCAGCCGTCGAGCTACCAGCCATCGAGCAAGCAGCCGTCGAGCTACCAGCCCCAGCAGCCCAAGCAGCTGTCGAGCAAGCAGCCATCGAGCTACCAGCCCAAGCAGCCGTCGAGCTACCAGCCGTCGAGCTACCAGCCCAAGCAGCC CAAGCAGCCATCGAGCTACCAGCCCAAGCAGCCGTCGAGCTACCAGCCATCGAGCTACCAGCCGTCGAGCTACCAGCCGTCGAGCTACCAGCCGTCGAGCTACCAGCCCAAGCAGCCATCGAGCTACCAGCTGTCGAGCTACCAGCCCAAGCAGCCATCGAGCTACCAGCCG TCGAGCTACCAGCCCCAGCAGCCCAAGCAGCCATCGAGCTACCAGCCATCGAGCTACCAGCCATCGAGCTACCAGCCCCAGCAGCCCAAGCAGCTGTCGAGCTACCAGCCCAAGCAGCCATCGAGCTACCAGCCGTCGAGCTACCAGCCCAAGCAGCCGTCGAGCTACCAGCCCCACCAGCCCAAGCAGCCGTCGAGCTACCAGCCGTTGAGCTACCAGCCCCAGCAGCCCCAGCAGCCCAAGCAGCCGTCGAGCTACCAGCCCAAGCAGCCGTCGAGCTACCAGCCCCAGCAGCCCAAGCAGCCGTCGAGCTACCAGCCCCAGCAGCCCAAGCAGCCGTCGAGCTACCAGCCGTTGAGCTACCAGCCCCAGCAGCCCCAGCAGCCCAAGCAGCCGTCGAGCTACCAGCCCAAGCAGCCGTCGAGCTACCAGCCCCAGCAGCCCAAGCAGCCGTCGAGCTACCAGCCCCAGCAGCCGTCGAGCAAGCAGCCGTCGAGCAAGCAGCCGTCGAGCTACCAGCCGTTGAGCTACCAGCCCAAGCAGCCGTCGAGCTACCAGCCCCAGCAGCCCAAGCAGCCGTCGAGCTACCAGCCGTCGAGCTACCAGCCCAAGCAGCCGTCGAGCTACCAGCCCCACCAGCCCCAGCAGCCGTCGAGCTACCAGCCGTCGAGCTACCAGCCCCAGCAGCCGTCGAGCGACCAGCCCCAGCAGCCGTCGAGCGACCAGCCCCAGCAGCCTGTTATGCAAAGGAAAGACGACATGTGGGACTTTGCGCTTTCCCCTGATGGTGTCGCTTTTGACCCTGATGAGATGTCCACTTACCCTGAAGGGAATATTGAGCCTAGAAATTTTAGACCAACTTTAATGGTGGCCCCAAACCGTCCTGGATGGCAGCGGCAATGGGGACGTGTGTGA
- the LOC109644179 gene encoding adhesive plaque matrix protein-like isoform X15 produces MASGLCVRVLLLSLLAFGPHAGALSYRSGDSSGVTPYFKVPSALLRGHKPALAPSRYESSAQTGGSQSGSGPSYPEGGSSDELEPADARGYTGYYGRQVDGNSQEGSVPSYRPNPMIPSKPRENPLQPSYHSNPDNIQTKKNMWNFAFPNNGNKFQLGSVSSSGIKMDIAPLSYQPQQPSSYQPQQPKQPSSYQPQQPKQPSSYQPSSYQPQQPKQPSSYQPSSYQPSSYQPQQPKQPSSYQPSSKQPSSYQPQQPKQLSSKQPSSYQPKQPSSYQPSSYQPKQPKQPSSYQPKQPSSYQPSSYQPSSYQPSSYQPSSYQPKQPSSYQLSSYQPKQPSSYQPSSYQPLQPKQPSSYQPKQPSSYQPSSYQPSSYQPQQPKQPSSYQPSSYQPQQPKQPSSYQPQQPKQPSSYQPLSYQPQQPQQPKQPSSYQPKQPSSYQPQQPKQPSSYQPQQPSSKQPSSKQPSSYQPLSYQPKQPSSYQPQQPKQPSSYQPSSYQPKQPSSYQPHQPQQPSSYQPSSYQPQQPSSDQPQQPSSDQPQQPVMQRKDDMWDFALSPDGVAFDPDEMSTYPEGNIEPRNFRPTLMVAPNRPGWQRQWGRV; encoded by the exons ATGGCTTCTGGACTTTGTGTGAG GGTGCTCTTGCTCTCACTCTTAGCCTTTGGGCCACATGCTGGGG CACTGAGCTACAGAAGTGGAGACTCCAGTGGAGTTACACCGTACTTTAAGGTCCCCAGTGCTTTGCTCAGAGGCCATAAACCAGCTTTAGCCCCTTCCAGATATGAGAGTTCTGCACAGACTGGAGGATCTCAAAGTGGCTCTGGACCCAGTTACCCTGAAGGTGGCTCATCTGATGAACTGGAGCCTGCTGATGCCAGAGGTTATACTGGTTATTATGGAAGGCAAGTAGATGGTAACAGTCAAGAAGGAAGTGTTCCTAGTTACAGGCCTAACCCAATGATTCCTTCAAAACCCAGAGAGAACCCGCTTCAGCCAAGTTACCACTCTAACCCTGATAACATTCAgaccaaaaaaaacatgtggaatTTTGCATTTCCCAATAATGGAAACAAATTTCAGTTAGGCAGTGTTTCAAGTTCTGGTATTAAGATGGATATTGCACCGCTGAGCTACCAGCCCC AGCAGCCGTCGAGCTACCAGCCCCAGCAGCCCAAGCAGCCATCGAGCTACCAGCCCCAGCAGCCCAAGCAGCCATCGAGCTAC CAGCCGTCGAGCTACCAGCCCCAGCAGCCCAAGCAGCCGTCGAGCTACCAGCCGTCGAGCTACCAGCCGTCGAGCTACCAGCCCCAGCAGCCCAAGCAGCCGTCGAGCTACCAGCCATCGAGCAAGCAGCCGTCGAGCTACCAGCCCCAGCAGCCCAAGCAGCTGTCGAGCAAGCAGCCATCGAGCTACCAGCCCAAGCAGCCGTCGAGCTACCAGCCGTCGAGCTACCAGCCCAAGCAGCC CAAGCAGCCATCGAGCTACCAGCCCAAGCAGCCGTCGAGCTACCAGCCATCGAGCTACCAGCCGTCGAGCTACCAGCCGTCGAGCTACCAGCCGTCGAGCTACCAGCCCAAGCAGCCATCGAGCTACCAGCTGTCGAGCTACCAGCCCAAGCAGCCATCGAGCTACCAGCCGTCGAGCTACCAGCCCCTGCAGCCCAAGCAGCCGTCGAGCTACCAGCCCAAGCAGCCATCGAGCTACCAGCCATCGAGCTACCAGCCATCGAGCTACCAGCCCCAGCAGCCCAAGCAGCCATCGAGCTAC CAGCCGTCGAGCTACCAGCCCCAGCAGCCCAAGCAGCCGTCGAGCTACCAGCCCCAGCAGCCCAAGCAGCCGTCGAGCTACCAGCCGTTGAGCTACCAGCCCCAGCAGCCCCAGCAGCCCAAGCAGCCGTCGAGCTACCAGCCCAAGCAGCCGTCGAGCTACCAGCCCCAGCAGCCCAAGCAGCCGTCGAGCTACCAGCCCCAGCAGCCGTCGAGCAAGCAGCCGTCGAGCAAGCAGCCGTCGAGCTACCAGCCGTTGAGCTACCAGCCCAAGCAGCCGTCGAGCTACCAGCCCCAGCAGCCCAAGCAGCCGTCGAGCTACCAGCCGTCGAGCTACCAGCCCAAGCAGCCGTCGAGCTACCAGCCCCACCAGCCCCAGCAGCCGTCGAGCTACCAGCCGTCGAGCTACCAGCCCCAGCAGCCGTCGAGCGACCAGCCCCAGCAGCCGTCGAGCGACCAGCCCCAGCAGCCTGTTATGCAAAGGAAAGACGACATGTGGGACTTTGCGCTTTCCCCTGATGGTGTCGCTTTTGACCCTGATGAGATGTCCACTTACCCTGAAGGGAATATTGAGCCTAGAAATTTTAGACCAACTTTAATGGTGGCCCCAAACCGTCCTGGATGGCAGCGGCAATGGGGACGTGTGTGA
- the LOC109644179 gene encoding adhesive plaque matrix protein-like isoform X3, whose product MASGLCVRVLLLSLLAFGPHAGALSYRSGDSSGVTPYFKVPSALLRGHKPALAPSRYESSAQTGGSQSGSGPSYPEGGSSDELEPADARGYTGYYGRQVDGNSQEGSVPSYRPNPMIPSKPRENPLQPSYHSNPDNIQTKKNMWNFAFPNNGNKFQLGSVSSSGIKMDIAPLSYQPQQPSSYQPQQPKQPSSYQPQQPKQPSSYQPSSYQPQQPKQPSSYQPSSYQPSSYQPQQPKQPSSYQPSSKQPSSYQPQQPKQLSSKQPSSYQPKQPSSYQPSSYQPKQPKQPSSYQPKQPSSYQPSSYQPSSYQPSSYQPKQPSSYQPSSYQPLQPKQPSSYQPKQPSSYQPSSYQPSSYQPQQPKQPSSYQPSSYQPSSYQPQQPKQLSSYQPKQPSSYQPSSYQPKQPSSYQPHQPKQPSSYQPLSYQPQQPQQPKQPSSYQPKQPSSYQPQQPKQPSSYQPQQPKQPSSYQPLSYQPQQPQQPKQPSSYQPKQPSSYQPQQPKQPSSYQPQQPSSKQPSSKQPSSYQPLSYQPKQPSSYQPQQPKQPSSYQPSSYQPKQPSSYQPHQPQQPSSYQPSSYQPQQPSSDQPQQPSSDQPQQPVMQRKDDMWDFALSPDGVAFDPDEMSTYPEGNIEPRNFRPTLMVAPNRPGWQRQWGRV is encoded by the exons ATGGCTTCTGGACTTTGTGTGAG GGTGCTCTTGCTCTCACTCTTAGCCTTTGGGCCACATGCTGGGG CACTGAGCTACAGAAGTGGAGACTCCAGTGGAGTTACACCGTACTTTAAGGTCCCCAGTGCTTTGCTCAGAGGCCATAAACCAGCTTTAGCCCCTTCCAGATATGAGAGTTCTGCACAGACTGGAGGATCTCAAAGTGGCTCTGGACCCAGTTACCCTGAAGGTGGCTCATCTGATGAACTGGAGCCTGCTGATGCCAGAGGTTATACTGGTTATTATGGAAGGCAAGTAGATGGTAACAGTCAAGAAGGAAGTGTTCCTAGTTACAGGCCTAACCCAATGATTCCTTCAAAACCCAGAGAGAACCCGCTTCAGCCAAGTTACCACTCTAACCCTGATAACATTCAgaccaaaaaaaacatgtggaatTTTGCATTTCCCAATAATGGAAACAAATTTCAGTTAGGCAGTGTTTCAAGTTCTGGTATTAAGATGGATATTGCACCGCTGAGCTACCAGCCCC AGCAGCCGTCGAGCTACCAGCCCCAGCAGCCCAAGCAGCCATCGAGCTACCAGCCCCAGCAGCCCAAGCAGCCATCGAGCTAC CAGCCGTCGAGCTACCAGCCCCAGCAGCCCAAGCAGCCGTCGAGCTACCAGCCGTCGAGCTACCAGCCGTCGAGCTACCAGCCCCAGCAGCCCAAGCAGCCGTCGAGCTACCAGCCATCGAGCAAGCAGCCGTCGAGCTACCAGCCCCAGCAGCCCAAGCAGCTGTCGAGCAAGCAGCCATCGAGCTACCAGCCCAAGCAGCCGTCGAGCTACCAGCCGTCGAGCTACCAGCCCAAGCAGCC CAAGCAGCCATCGAGCTACCAGCCCAAGCAGCCGTCGAGCTACCAGCCATCGAGCTACCAGCCGTCGAGCTACCAGCC GTCGAGCTACCAGCCCAAGCAGCCATCGAGCTACCAGCCGTCGAGCTACCAGCCCCTGCAGCCCAAGCAGCCGTCGAGCTACCAGCCCAAGCAGCCATCGAGCTACCAGCCATCGAGCTACCAGCCATCGAGCTACCAGCCCCAGCAGCCCAAGCAGCCATCGAGCTACCAGCCATCGAGCTACCAGCCATCGAGCTACCAGCCCCAGCAGCCCAAGCAGCTGTCGAGCTACCAGCCCAAGCAGCCATCGAGCTACCAGCCGTCGAGCTACCAGCCCAAGCAGCCGTCGAGCTACCAGCCCCACCAGCCCAAGCAGCCGTCGAGCTACCAGCCGTTGAGCTACCAGCCCCAGCAGCCCCAGCAGCCCAAGCAGCCGTCGAGCTACCAGCCCAAGCAGCCGTCGAGCTACCAGCCCCAGCAGCCCAAGCAGCCGTCGAGCTACCAGCCCCAGCAGCCCAAGCAGCCGTCGAGCTACCAGCCGTTGAGCTACCAGCCCCAGCAGCCCCAGCAGCCCAAGCAGCCGTCGAGCTACCAGCCCAAGCAGCCGTCGAGCTACCAGCCCCAGCAGCCCAAGCAGCCGTCGAGCTACCAGCCCCAGCAGCCGTCGAGCAAGCAGCCGTCGAGCAAGCAGCCGTCGAGCTACCAGCCGTTGAGCTACCAGCCCAAGCAGCCGTCGAGCTACCAGCCCCAGCAGCCCAAGCAGCCGTCGAGCTACCAGCCGTCGAGCTACCAGCCCAAGCAGCCGTCGAGCTACCAGCCCCACCAGCCCCAGCAGCCGTCGAGCTACCAGCCGTCGAGCTACCAGCCCCAGCAGCCGTCGAGCGACCAGCCCCAGCAGCCGTCGAGCGACCAGCCCCAGCAGCCTGTTATGCAAAGGAAAGACGACATGTGGGACTTTGCGCTTTCCCCTGATGGTGTCGCTTTTGACCCTGATGAGATGTCCACTTACCCTGAAGGGAATATTGAGCCTAGAAATTTTAGACCAACTTTAATGGTGGCCCCAAACCGTCCTGGATGGCAGCGGCAATGGGGACGTGTGTGA
- the LOC109644179 gene encoding adhesive plaque matrix protein-like isoform X5, with protein sequence MASGLCVRVLLLSLLAFGPHAGALSYRSGDSSGVTPYFKVPSALLRGHKPALAPSRYESSAQTGGSQSGSGPSYPEGGSSDELEPADARGYTGYYGRQVDGNSQEGSVPSYRPNPMIPSKPRENPLQPSYHSNPDNIQTKKNMWNFAFPNNGNKFQLGSVSSSGIKMDIAPLSYQPQQPSSYQPQQPKQPSSYQPQQPKQPSSYQPSSYQPQQPKQPSSYQPSSYQPSSYQPQQPKQPSSYQPSSKQPSSYQPQQPKQLSSKQPSSYQPKQPSSYQPSSYQPKQPKQPSSYQPKQPSSYQPSSYQPSSYQPSSYQPSSYQPKQPSSYQLSSYQPKQPSSYQPSSYQPLQPKQPSSYQPKQPSSYQPSSYQPSSYQPQQPKQPSSYQPSSYQPSSYQPQQPKQLSSYQPKQPSSYQPSSYQPKQPSSYQPHQPKQPSSYQPLSYQPQQPQQPKQPSSYQPKQPSSYQPQQPKQPSSYQPQQPKQPSSYQPLSYQPQQPQQPKQPSSYQPKQPSSYQPQQPKQPSSYQPQQPSSKQPSSKQPSSYQPLSYQPKQPSSYQPQQPKQPSSYQPSSYQPKQPSSYQPHQPQQPSSDQPQQPVMQRKDDMWDFALSPDGVAFDPDEMSTYPEGNIEPRNFRPTLMVAPNRPGWQRQWGRV encoded by the exons ATGGCTTCTGGACTTTGTGTGAG GGTGCTCTTGCTCTCACTCTTAGCCTTTGGGCCACATGCTGGGG CACTGAGCTACAGAAGTGGAGACTCCAGTGGAGTTACACCGTACTTTAAGGTCCCCAGTGCTTTGCTCAGAGGCCATAAACCAGCTTTAGCCCCTTCCAGATATGAGAGTTCTGCACAGACTGGAGGATCTCAAAGTGGCTCTGGACCCAGTTACCCTGAAGGTGGCTCATCTGATGAACTGGAGCCTGCTGATGCCAGAGGTTATACTGGTTATTATGGAAGGCAAGTAGATGGTAACAGTCAAGAAGGAAGTGTTCCTAGTTACAGGCCTAACCCAATGATTCCTTCAAAACCCAGAGAGAACCCGCTTCAGCCAAGTTACCACTCTAACCCTGATAACATTCAgaccaaaaaaaacatgtggaatTTTGCATTTCCCAATAATGGAAACAAATTTCAGTTAGGCAGTGTTTCAAGTTCTGGTATTAAGATGGATATTGCACCGCTGAGCTACCAGCCCC AGCAGCCGTCGAGCTACCAGCCCCAGCAGCCCAAGCAGCCATCGAGCTACCAGCCCCAGCAGCCCAAGCAGCCATCGAGCTAC CAGCCGTCGAGCTACCAGCCCCAGCAGCCCAAGCAGCCGTCGAGCTACCAGCCGTCGAGCTACCAGCCGTCGAGCTACCAGCCCCAGCAGCCCAAGCAGCCGTCGAGCTACCAGCCATCGAGCAAGCAGCCGTCGAGCTACCAGCCCCAGCAGCCCAAGCAGCTGTCGAGCAAGCAGCCATCGAGCTACCAGCCCAAGCAGCCGTCGAGCTACCAGCCGTCGAGCTACCAGCCCAAGCAGCC CAAGCAGCCATCGAGCTACCAGCCCAAGCAGCCGTCGAGCTACCAGCCATCGAGCTACCAGCCGTCGAGCTACCAGCCGTCGAGCTACCAGCCGTCGAGCTACCAGCCCAAGCAGCCATCGAGCTACCAGCTGTCGAGCTACCAGCCCAAGCAGCCATCGAGCTACCAGCCGTCGAGCTACCAGCCCCTGCAGCCCAAGCAGCCGTCGAGCTACCAGCCCAAGCAGCCATCGAGCTACCAGCCATCGAGCTACCAGCCATCGAGCTACCAGCCCCAGCAGCCCAAGCAGCCATCGAGCTACCAGCCATCGAGCTACCAGCCATCGAGCTACCAGCCCCAGCAGCCCAAGCAGCTGTCGAGCTACCAGCCCAAGCAGCCATCGAGCTACCAGCCGTCGAGCTACCAGCCCAAGCAGCCGTCGAGCTACCAGCCCCACCAGCCCAAGCAGCCGTCGAGCTACCAGCCGTTGAGCTACCAGCCCCAGCAGCCCCAGCAGCCCAAGCAGCCGTCGAGCTACCAGCCCAAGCAGCCGTCGAGCTACCAGCCCCAGCAGCCCAAGCAGCCGTCGAGCTACCAGCCCCAGCAGCCCAAGCAGCCGTCGAGCTACCAGCCGTTGAGCTACCAGCCCCAGCAGCCCCAGCAGCCCAAGCAGCCGTCGAGCTACCAGCCCAAGCAGCCGTCGAGCTACCAGCCCCAGCAGCCCAAGCAGCCGTCGAGCTACCAGCCCCAGCAGCCGTCGAGCAAGCAGCCGTCGAGCAAGCAGCCGTCGAGCTACCAGCCGTTGAGCTACCAGCCCAAGCAGCCGTCGAGCTACCAGCCCCAGCAGCCCAAGCAGCCGTCGAGCTACCAGCCGTCGAGCTACCAGCCCAAGCAGCCGTCGAGCTACCAGCCCC ACCAGCCCCAGCAGCCGTCGAGCGACCAGCCCCAGCAGCCTGTTATGCAAAGGAAAGACGACATGTGGGACTTTGCGCTTTCCCCTGATGGTGTCGCTTTTGACCCTGATGAGATGTCCACTTACCCTGAAGGGAATATTGAGCCTAGAAATTTTAGACCAACTTTAATGGTGGCCCCAAACCGTCCTGGATGGCAGCGGCAATGGGGACGTGTGTGA